The region TACTTATCAATCACACTCTTTCTTCCCAACTTATTCACACAACCAATGTGTAGAAATTGTATACACAGTGCAatgttattatttatgatgCACATGCAGTAGGGGTTTTAATATTTTCACTTGCTTCTGATGTTATTTGCAGAAATCCTTCCAGGATCTTCTTCGGAAGCAGGAAGGTGATAGGGCCATGTGGGAATACCCATTTGCTGTAGCCGGTGTTAATATCACATTCATGCTTACCCAGATGCTTGATTTAGAAGCAGGcatgtctctctctctctctctgttctGAGTGTTTCCTCATCTGAACTCTTAGAACTTTCGAGAGATTTATGTGTGTATATGATTTAAAGCATTGATCAACTGTATGTAGTCTATGGCTctgaaatttataataaattcttCAGTTAGGTAATTTTGCTTAAACTCTGCAGTAAAACCACGCAACCTGGTAGGAGCAGCCTTCTTGAAGTTTCTGGCAGGTAAATAAATAGGTCATGGTTTTAAGTCCCTATCACCagctgcttcttcttcttcttcttcttcttcttcttcttctttaattaATCCCTGAACTTTTCTTCATAAATTCTCCATTTACTCCCTTTCCCCACTTAATGTAAAACATTTAGTTTTTTGATGAATGTTTAGCTTATTTCTAGCATCACTCTGAAtagttttgtgtttttttttctcttgagTAAATTATTTTGCCCTTTGGACAGAAAATGAATCTGCATTTGACCTACTATACTGCATTGCATTCAAGCTGATGGATCATCAGTGGCTTGTCATGCGAGCATCATACATGGACTTCAATGTAAGTGCTTTAATTTGTAGTGAGAGTTACTATACATCTCTTGTTAATCATCATAAGTTTGACTATCATGGTTGGAAAGCACATGTTTTGCATTCAAACAGCAACATTAATGGATGGTGACTATCATAGACAAAGCAATTTGGtgttttttccaaaataaatatTCTTGGCTTTAATTTCATGACTTTATTTTTCTCTTCCACAGACTGTAATGAAGGCTACACGGCGGCAACTGGAAAGCGAACTTCTACAAGATGACTTGACACGGCTGGAAGATTTGCCCTCGTACAACCTCCTTAGTTAATAGTTTTGTACTCCTAACATTTCAGAGTGGAATCTCAAAAACAAATGATTTCCACTTGCAAGATCTGTGGCATTTATTGGTTTTGGATTTGGTTTTCAAGCAAGGTTAATTCTCCCCTTGTTTTCTTGGACTCAATCATGCTTGTTAGTGACATGTTTTTAACACTTGTTAAGTCTTCTATCTTGTCAATGTTTGGTGTGAAGGAAAGATTTTGGTCACATTGGACTAATGTAGTTGCAATATCAGCACGGGTACATTTTCCGTAATTGATGGATAATCTAGTCTATTATATGCCTTCAAACTATATATGTCAAaattcttgttttgttttgcttaaACGATTGCTGTTATGCGGTAGAATATTGAACTGCACTTGTTACTTTTGATGTACTCTGAATGTTAAACCCAATCCGTGGtacaacgtttttttttttttctatatacggaaaattaattttggaatCTTTTATAAAAAGTCTCGTACTTGTATTACTTGACTCTTTGTTCACCATGGTACAATTACTGTTTGAACTACATAACTATATGAACTAATCCCAAGTGGATAGACTGTTTGAACTACATAACTATATGAACTAATCCCAAGTGGATAGAAGCAAAAAACATCAAAAGCATACCAAGAGAGCCCAAACGAGCTTTTAATGTAGTTTGGTTCTAAGTTACGTGTCGTTAGAGCTACCAAagtctgttacaatgtagttgaactccactgaggctcgtcatctatgtgggagtgttaatcgggacaccagATGTCACCAGACCACAAGGTCTTCGGCTTATCAAATcatcttaattataaaatgtaTACCTTTTTAATTCTCTAGAAGatgttatttgacaaatttgaaAGGGGCAGAAGTGAAGTGAAATTACACCGTGGTTGCTCTATTACGTCGTCGTTTAGATTTCCGGCTACCCAAATCGCTGCATCATCAGGAAGACAGTAACACACAAATCAGTTAATTAGTTAAATCCTCCTCCGGCAGCTTCCCTCGACAATGGCCGGAAAGTCTGAAAATTTCTTCAAACTTTACGGTAATGTATCATACTCTCAGCTCCAATCTAACtttttattatagaatttgGCTGAACCAAAgacaattattgaaaattctGAGACGATCTTTGATAGGCTATGACCTGCTATTGGCTTCGATCGCCGCGTTTTATGTCTTCGCTGTACCCTACACTAAGGTTGAAGAAAGCTTCAATGTTCAGGTACATCAATTTTCGTTTTTTCTTAGTCAATGAGCTAGTTCATATGCTGGAAGTGCAATGAGCTTGAGGAAACTGTTACGAGGGGGAAAATTTGCATTTGAAACTATTTCATAGGATTATTGGGCTAGTTCAGTTGCCTTGTTATCAACAATTTATGCATTGGACCAgaattgttcatttttttttctcgctTTATTTTGATTGCATTGATGTTGTTtcaccttttctttttattaggCCATGCATGATATTTTATATCACAAACATCACTTAGAACAGGTACGTTTTTTACTTTATCTTTGTACTTAGTTGGTTTCTTTGTTCGGGTAATCTTAGTTAATGATGTTGTATCTAAAGCTGCTACCTTTGCTGTGTTATTGCAGTATGATCATTTTGACTTCCCCGGAGTTGTTCCTCGCACATTTGTTGGTAAGTTCTCATCTGTTATGATATGTTTTGTTCTTTACTTCTTTTCAACATTTCCCATGTTCTTCCAAGcaacttgttattttattttatttatttgtgtttaaataatttgatcaGGTGCCTtctttgtatcaattttggcgTCTCCCATTGTCCTAGCAATGAATTTGGTACACTTGCCAAAGCTTTACAGTCTTTATGTGGGTGAGTTCATCAGCCATGTGAGCATTCTTGCATATGATTACTCATCTAAATGCTTTAATCTACCAAAGTGGTGTCTTTCACATGCAATTactctcaaatttttttttttttaataaatttttaaaagatggTTTTTTGGTATCCAATCCCCCATTCTCTCTCTTCATACGATATCTCTAATCCGTTTCTAAACGAATACAGTATATTTCTTTACCTCAATTGATAGGGGACTTGCATTAATTCATATTATCTGATGCCCAATGTTAGTTCTATATCAGTCTATCACTAAGTCTCTAATATGCATTACTAGTTAATATTTTACTATTTGCTTATGTGGTATATTTTCTTAATAGTCAAATGgatttcaaatttgtttttttttgcagtTCGACTGGTCTTAGGCTGTATCACTTTATTTACATTGCGGTTTTTTCGGGTACAGGTATGCAATTTCTGCGTATGTAAAAACAAACAATGGAAGCACTTATCTGCATTTACTCTTCTTTGTGTATTTCTCAAACACATGGAatcttcttttcatttttttttttaataaaaagaagcTTTAAATCAAGCTTTAAAACCATTATCTAACAAATAGTAATCTGAATTCAACTTTGGCCAAGCAGATCAGAAAGAAATTTGGATATCAAGTTGAAGCATTTTTTGTGATTCTGACAGCTTCTCAGTTTCATGTGCTGTTTTATTGCTCTCGTCCTCTTCCTAACGTGTTGGCATTTTGTTTAGGTGAAACTTTCTTTTATCTCTATAtacaaattttcttttcaaattttcacTTCTTGATAATATATCCATCCACTCTTTACACATGTCCTCGGTCCCAAATAAGTtgataacttattattatttgataatattcgTATTATCCTCATATCTGGTATGTGAAGTAAATCATAGACAGAAGCACCATGCgcataataattttattttccttatggAATATAATATGGGAAAGAAAATtgacaaagaaaataattttctttcacCATGAAGTAATGAATCATAGATCCCCTCTCAGTTGAGgaagaaaataatttctttaacTCACATTTTTGTTTCTTGAAGTTAATTTGGCATATGGATATTGGCTCAGGGGGAGTTTCTATGCAGCATTAAGATGTTTGGTATGTTTGTTACCACTTAACCAGGAACTTATTCTTTGACTTCTGCATCATTCATTTGCATACTTGCAGTATCATTACTATATTTGTATTTACTTCTGTAGTTCTGAATTACatttctagtatatatatattatgaaatttgtaAAGTCCCATCATATAATCTTTTCTTTTACTTAGCTTATGATAATAGTCACATTATATTCACTTTGCACTAATTACTTAAAGTGctttaattttctaattttcagATTTTTGCTACAATCATCTTCAGATGTGATATTTTATTGCTTCTTGCCCCATTGGGCTTGGAACTGTTGCTGGTATGCATGTGAACTTCTGTGTAGCCAATCCGTGAAGTTATATTCCTTCAtacttttcactattttttttcctgGTTGAGTTAGCTGGCAGGCCGTCTGCTAATCAAGTAAATTATGTACATGCCCCATAGTGTGTGACACATTGACATTAGAATGTAATAACAAGAATAAGATGTTAGAGGATTGAGATTCGGAATTGCTAACTTAATGAAACATATATAGGAAAGCAACTTTTTTATGAAGAGTAGAATTTGGCTTGCAATGGCGGTTTCTTTGGAGAAAGAGAGTTTAAATGTGATAGGAATCTCAATTGAAGTGATGCTTCTTCTTAATTGAAAAGGATATTGAAGAACAGAATTCTAAAACATGAAATCACGACTGATAAATTGTTTTCATTGTGCTATCCTTTTATGGAGATTTCTTATAACTGCAGACAAAATCAATTTCTCTGTGGAAGGCAGTGATATCCTGCTTTGGAACTGCTTTATGCTGCATAGGTTTGTGAAATGCATTCTGGGCTTGGCATTTTGTCCCGAGACTCCCAACTAGATTTTGTTGTTGCTGTATTTATCTAAAGTAATGCAATTCTATACCATGCAGGTCTTACAATCGTGGTTGACTCTGTCATGTGGAGGAGGTTGTTATGGCCTGAATTTGAGGTTTTCTGGTTCAATTCTGTTTTGAATCGGAGTTCTGAATGGGGTGTATCCTGCATCACAAATTAATTTgtgcatttctttaaaatatgtacttgtatatatatgccTGTACATTGGCATATAGTGTAGTTTCTTTTGCTTTTGCCCCGGCCAGTAACTAGAAGCAAAAGTTCTTGAAGTTTCCATTATCTATTCTTCTTCCTTCATATTATTTTTCAGACACATCCTTTTCATTGGTATTTCACTTCAGCACTGCCCCGCTCATTACTTGCTTCTTATCCGCTCTTTGTGGTGAGTTTATTTCTTAAATAAGTGTGGTACTTTAACCTTGATTTCAAACTGGGCATACTTCTTAATTGCCTATCCTAAATGTCGAGCTCCACGATTTTGCATGCTCTCTTTATTGCATTTGATGTGGTTTTTCGTTGCAGCTTGGAGTTTTACTGGACAGAAGGATTTCCTTCTATGTTCTTCCTGTTCTCTCATTTGTTTTACTGTACTCGAAACTTCCACACAAGGTATCGTGTGATGACTTTTGTAATACTGTTATTTACTTGATGCCAATGATCGgaaaaatgttttatttaaaTTGTTGCTGATGCTGCAGGAGCTCCGTTTCATCATCAGTTCCATCCCGATCTTCAACTTGTCAGCAGCAATTGCAGCAAGCAGATTGTATGTGGTGGCTTCATTTTCACTATGGAAATTGTCAATGATTCGAAACCCCTTCAAAGCGTTTCTTTCTATTCATATTAAATGATGCATATTCACAATAACGGGCAATGCATCTTCCACTTCCTTCTGTATTGTCTATCCTGTAGTTGCTGGGTCTGATTctaattgtaatttcaatttcatgtaTAGGTATAATAACAGGAGAAAGAGTTTCTGGAATCTTCTCTACATTGGTATGCTGGGATTGATCTTGGGGAGGTACCGAGGTTACTTCATTACGTTGTGAAGTGTAccgtttatttttatttatttttttatttttatttatttatttatttttttaatttcacgcTTTAAGTTTCTCATTTTTTAGTCTAGGATGCACGCTGATTTTTTTCATGgcatcatatgagaactatccTAGCGGCTATGCTCTAAAAGCCTTGCACAGTAGGGGTGAGTGAACCTGCTCTCTTTCTCTAGCATTCTTCTATAATCGAACTTTATAGCCGTTTCATCGACAAGGTTTACATGATTGACATCCTAGATGTGATGCTTTTCAGGCAACATGTCAAACTATGTAGATGAACTCCAGGTTCATATTGACACCTTCTCAGCAATAAACGGAATTTCCCGATTTTGTGAAAACGACTATCCTTGGAGGTAAACTTACTACCTATCCTAAGTAAATCTTTGGTCCCGCTCAGTATTTTGTACTGCAATTCATGATTTGCTGTTTCAGGTACTCGAAAGAAGAAGGTATTCATCTGGAAGAGTTTCAGAACAGAAATTTCACTTTTCTTTTAAAGTAAGTTCCGTGCTATATTGATAACATATTTTTACTTTGTAAAGCCGCCTGCATATTTTGCAGCTTTTCGAGTTTAGTGAGTAGACACAGAACATAATGTGTGTCGATCCGTGTATTACAGTGAGCACTCTGACATCGAGGGCTTCAAATGCCTATTCACTGTGAATGGATTTTCGGGAGTTCGCCTGCAAAAAGGATTTCCTCCTATATCACTGGTTACAATTTTCTTATTTCCAAATCGTAGTTGTGATTTGTAAAACGTGGAGGATTCGATTTTCTCTTTTGTTTCAGACAAGGATTTTACTATGTTTTCACAGGTGAAGGAACCAAAAGTGTTTGTTCATGGAAATATACGAAGTGCAGACATTATGCATAGAAGTTGGCCGCAGTGCACAGCCATATCTTGAGAGATCCCAACTGCTTTTGTCGAAATTCAACTGCCTGGTATATTCTCGACAATTTCCTTAGCGCCCTCCCCCTCCCCATTTCTACCATCCTTTAGAACAAGAAAACGGAGAGTTAACTAgaaaaatatgacattttttgaaatattcttGCATTTGTGACAGCCGATGATCCCTTATATGTGTCAATCTACCATGCTTCGTGATCTTTGCTATTCTAAAAGCTGGAAACACACTGGAAAGGTTAGGCCGTCGAACTCTGGGCATTATGTCCACTTAAACATTAACCAGACTCCTGTTCAAAGCTCCAAGAGTAGTACATTTTGAAAACTCGATAACATATATCTATCTGTTTTCTGGTAAAAGCGTCAATTTCTTGGGATATTCTTGACCGATTTCTCAGAAAATTCGTGTATCCCTTTCCCATACACATTTTGGAACATATTTTGCAGCAAATATTGAAAGATGCTCCTTTATCTACGCTTACTACAGTGCAATTAAGTCTCTGTTTcttatttctcttctttttaCCTGGCAAGTGGCTTCTTGTTATATTTGCTCTTCCTCAAGCTACATAGGTTCATGGTAACTTTTAGCTAATTTAAATGTGGATTATAGCTCTCCCAGGATTACTGATGGCAGTAAAATGGATGTACATTGATCCCcctatattatgaaaattacttTATGTAGACTCAGAAGTCAACTGGCATGTGAAAGTGATGCTtctttgatttacaaaaaaGTTCGCAGTGATTATTAAACTAACTATCCAATCAACCTGGTTAGGTTGTCCCCATTAGTGACCATTCTAGCACATCCTATAAAACTAACAATGCCGTGTTGATTATTCAAAGTAATCTTTCATCCAATGGTTTTTAGACATATTGCAGCTTACATTAATTCACTGAAGAAGTCATAAGTCAACTGATTAAAGTTTCCTAGAAAGCACAAAGGTTTGGCCTTAGAACAGTGATCTATATATGATCCCCACTTCTCCACAACCTCAAACACCTCAGATTACACATCTCCTTCAAGATGGACAACTATGGTGCCACACAAAGACCAATCCTTGCCCCCTCACAATCTCCTCAACCCGACGAAAACCCGAAAAAACATCCCCTCACCTTCCATATTACCTGCCCTTTCAGCATCCCCTCCACCACTGAATCAGCTGCATCAAGGGTCACCACAAACCTGGAGAAATTAGCCCTGTACTACTTCGAATTCGTGTGGCTCGTCCTCTTCATCGCCCTCGTCCCGAAACGCCACGTCTCCTTGGTCATCATGGTGGCTACCAAAGAAGCTGCAATCATATACACACTGCTAATGCGTGCCATGCCTGCATCTCTTGTTCTGGTTCATAGGGTTCTTGATAGGTTCCTGGTTTTTTCTCTGCTGGCTTTTGGCACAGGGATTGCCCTCATTGCCACTCACTCTGGGCTTCATCTGCTCATCACTTTGGCTGCTACTATCCCCATCATCTTAGCCCATGCAGGCTTATGGTGTGGTTGGGTGGATGCTTGTGAGAACAATAATGTTAACGAGTATAGTCCCCTTGTTTAGTCATGTTCGTGTAGTGGTTGCAGattttctcgtaaatcaaagtaTGGGGTACTATTATTATGTTTGCACTTTTGCTTATTTGCTTTGTGGAATAAAGCCATTTTGATCATCATCAATTAGTTTCTAAGGTTGTATGTATCTATGTTTTATACAAGGGAAATGAAAAGGAACACATTAAACTCCTATAAAAATTTGGGTCAAGCAATTCCTTAttaaaacaacaatttttttttagatgactAGAGAAACATCACCACTATCAAAGATATGTAATGGATAAATTATGTCCTTGTATAATAGTTCACAAAAACATCAACTGTCCAATGTGGTAAGTTCCTTATGAACAATCAAACATTAGTCCACCCACTTAAAAAGTTTATGAGTCACCGTAATTTATCTCTCTCGCTCCTTATGAACAATCAAGCATTGGTCCACCCACTTAAGAAGTTTATGAGTCACCGTAATTaatctttctttcttcccaaaatgtTGAGAGAATCTTAAGACTCAATCACGGGTCTTTAATACCAAATTTCACCCCTGTGACTttacaatgaggtaaatcaaACTAGATTATTCATAATTAACCGGCTCAAACCATGAAACTCAATATGTAACATtaaccaaagaccttgtggtctagtggcacccggttgcacctcACATGGGAGAGGGtgtgttcgagcctcagtggagacacgatattggctctttgtacttcatttggttgagaaaataactatgaacagatactacattataacaaagTCAAcggtactcaaaaaaaaaaaccatgagAAAGCTGTTTTGAACTATGGACCATGATCAACGGTATATTCTGCCGTACTAGTGAATGAAAACGGTAAACTCAAAGTAACTTTCTATATTCTTGGAGAAGTATTATTGTCCACTGCATTGATATCATCGACAAAATCAGATATGCCTCAACTTGGGCGGGGCCTATGAAGTAGTAAGTCAACTGATCAAAGTTTCCTAGAAAACACACTATTTTGGCCTTAGAACACTGCACTATATATAATCCCCAGTTCCCCACAACCTCAAACACCCCagattacacttttttttaactactattgaccctgttacatatAGTATCTGTCCCCAGTCCGGATTACACATCTTCTCCAAGATGGACAACTATGGTACCACACAAAGGCCGATCCTTGCCCCCTCACCATCTCCTCAACCCGACGAAAACCCGAAAAAACATCCCCTCACCTTCCAAATTACCTTCCCCTTCAGCATCCCCTCCACCCCTGAATCAGCTGCATCAAAAATCATCAAAAACCTGGGGAGATTATCCCTGTACTACTTCGAATTCGTGTGGCTCGTCCTCTTCATCGCCCTCATCCCGGAACGCAAGGTCTCCTTGATCATCATGATTGCTACCAGAGAAGCTGCAATCATATACACACTGCTAATGCGTGCAGTGCCTGCATCTCTTGTTCTGGTTCATAGGGTTCTTGATAGGCGCCTGGTTTTTTCTCTGCTGGCTTTTGGCACAGGGATTGCCCTCATTGCCACTGATTCTGGGCTTCATTTGCTCATCACTTTGGCTGCTACTATCCCCATCATCTTAGCCCATGCAGGCTTATGGTGTGGTTGGGTGGATGCTTGTGAGAACAATAATGCTAATGAGTCTACTCCCCTAAGTCACGTGTAGCGACTGCAGATTTTCCTGTAAATTAAAATACGGGGTACTATATTATGTTTGCACTTTTGGTTATTTGCTTTGTGGAATAAAGCCATGTGTTGGCAGTATTTTGATCATCAATTAGTTTCTATGGTTGTATGTTTTATACAAgggaaatgaaaataaacacaTTAA is a window of Ipomoea triloba cultivar NCNSP0323 chromosome 11, ASM357664v1 DNA encoding:
- the LOC115997343 gene encoding dol-P-Man:Man(7)GlcNAc(2)-PP-Dol alpha-1,6-mannosyltransferase produces the protein MAGKSENFFKLYGYDLLLASIAAFYVFAVPYTKVEESFNVQAMHDILYHKHHLEQYDHFDFPGVVPRTFVGAFFVSILASPIVLAMNLVHLPKLYSLYVVRLVLGCITLFTLRFFRVQIRKKFGYQVEAFFVILTASQFHVLFYCSRPLPNVLAFCLVNLAYGYWLRGSFYAALRCLIFATIIFRCDILLLLAPLGLELLLTKSISLWKAVISCFGTALCCIGLTIVVDSVMWRRLLWPEFEVFWFNSVLNRSSEWGTHPFHWYFTSALPRSLLASYPLFVLGVLLDRRISFYVLPVLSFVLLYSKLPHKELRFIISSIPIFNLSAAIAASRLYNNRRKSFWNLLYIGMLGLILGSLGCTLIFFMASYENYPSGYALKALHSRGNMSNYVDELQVHIDTFSAINGISRFCENDYPWRYSKEEGIHLEEFQNRNFTFLLNEHSDIEGFKCLFTVNGFSGVRLQKGFPPISLVKEPKVFVHGNIRSADIMHRSWPQCTAIS